The genomic interval ATAAAAAGGACTTGCCGTATATCTGTCCAAAATAGCAGCTAAAACACTTTTCCCCTTTTGATAATCTTTAACCGTGTTATAATTATGCCCTGCTTTGTAAAGGGCTTCAGCAGCCATCGGGTTGTTTGGGTAAAGTGTTTTCAAAGTTTCAAATGATTTTGCAGCATCAGCATATTTTTCAAGTCTTTCATAACACTCACCAATCTTAAACCAGCTTTCTCCGGCTTTTTGATGTTTTGGATATTCCAGTGCTAATGATTGAAACTCGACCCGGGCATTGCTAAACTGTTCCAATTTGAACAAAGAAAGACCAGCATAAAATTTAGCCTCTGCCGCATTAGGGCTTCCCTGGTAACTGTTATAATATTTAATAAATTGCTGGGCAGCTAAATCATAAAATTTTTGATCATACAATTTTAATGCATAGGAAAATTCGTTACCAGCGTCCTTGTATTGAGCGGAAACAAATAGTGTATTTGAAATGATTAAAAATGTGATTAAAAATAAATTCCGAAAAGAACTCATTGGTACATACCTGATTAGAAATGGAGGGTTACTCTTCCAGAGGTGTGAGGTTTGCATATTCCTTCATAAGCTTTTTAGTAATACCTTCATCTGTAAAATCCACAGTGATTTTCATTTTCTCACCCTGGCCTTCAAGGTTGCGAATCTGGCCCTTACCAAAAGTAGCATGATACACCCTCTGTCCGACTTTATAGGTGTCATCAACGCTTTGGTCTTCATCTTGTTTCTCAATATATGATTCAATTTTACTTTTCCTGCTGCGTGTCCGAACAGTTTTGGAATCAGGCATATAACTTTTGGATGAATATTGCAGATAATCTTGTGGAATTTCATCCATAAAAAGCGATGGCAATGTTTGAATAAACTGATTGTTTTTCCGTCTGGATTGTGCGTAACTCAGGTACAGTTTTTCCTCAGCACGCGTCATGCCCACATAAAGTAAACGTCTTTCTTCTTCCAGCTCATCAAGGTTTGCTGCATTTCTTTGTAACGGTAAAAGCCCCATTTCCATCCCGGCGACAAACACAACCGGAAACTCAAGTCCTTTGGCCGCATGTAAAGTCATTAATGTCACAGCATTTGAATCTGAATTCCAATTATCAATATCAGTCATTAAGCTTACTTCTTCTAAAAATGCAGCAAGGCTATCATCAAGATTATTTGCCTGGCGGTATTCTGTGAAATCCTCAATACTACTAAAGAATTCTCGAATATTTGCTACACGACTCTCACTTTCATATTGATCATATTCGGTTTGATAGTGATGCATTATTTTAGATTCGGATGCCAGTGTTGAAGTAAGTTCAACCGCGGACAAATCTTTGCTAAGCGAGATAAAGTTAGTAATTAAATCAAAGAAACCTTTTACTCTGGCGCTCATAGCCGGAGAAATTTGGGCAACTTCTTCTACTCTGCCTAAACCTTCAAACAGAGTACATTCTTCCATTTCTGTGAATTTTTCTATTTTCCCGATGGTTGTTTCACCTACTCCCCGTAACGGGAAATTTACAATCCTTTTTAATGAAATACTATCCGCTGTGTTTACAATTAATTTTAAATAAGCAACAATATCTTTTATTTCTTTTCGCTCATAAAACTTTTTACCACCTACAATGTTGTAAGAAATGGCATTTCGCCTCATCTGGTCTTCAATAACACGGCTTTGCGCATTGGTGCGATATAAAACGGCAATATCTTTAAAACTTCGTTTATTCGTAAAAACCTCATCATGGATTTTTTCGCGGATTACTTCAGCTTCACCGAGATCGTTTTTTGAAATTTGAACCGAAATTTTTGTACCGTCTTCACGACTTGTCCAAAGGTTCTTGCCAATCCTGTCTTTATTATGTTGCACAACAGCATTTGCGGCATCTAAAATATATTTATTTGAGCGATAGTTTTCTTCCAGTTTAAAAACGGATACATTTTTAAAGTCCTTTTGGAAGTTTAGAATGTTGCTGATATCCGCACCACGCCAACCATAAATGGCCTGATCTTCATCTCCAACAACACACAAGTTTTGGTGATCTTTTACAAGCTCTTTAATCATTAAATATTGTGCTTTATTTGTATCCTGATATTCATCTACCAAAACATATTTAAAGCGGGACGCATATTTCTTTCTAATTTTGTCATTCTTTTGAAAAAGTTCTATAGGTTTTATCAATAAATCATCAAAGTCTAAAGCATTATTTTCTTTAAGAAAACGTTGATACGACATATAAATCGATGGAAGATATTCATCCAGTCCTTCCCTTTTCTCCATATCATATAAATCCTCCGGGAAAAGAAACTGGTTTTTGATTTTTGACAACCTGTTTTGAATCAATTTTGGCGTGTATAATTGTTGCGGAACAGTTAACGTACTGATTACTTTTTTAATAGCTTTTACCTGATCATCCACATCATAAATAGTGAAGTTATTTGTAAAGCCGAGGCTTTCACCTTCAGTACGCATTATTCTTGCCGCTATACTATGAAATGTGCCGATCCACAGACCACTAATATTTTCTCCGAGTATTTGTTCAACCCGTTCTTTCATTTCCCTGGCGGCTTTATTGGTAAAAGTAACTGCCAGGATATTTTTTGGATCAACATTTTTTTCCTGAATTAAATAAGAAATCCGGGATGTTAATGTGCGCGTTTTGCCACTTCCTGCACCGGCTAGTATCAATACAGGGCCATCTGTCTGTTTTACTGCTTTGGTTTGTTCTGGGTTAAGTCCGGAAAAATCAAATGCCATTAATTGCTTCCCTTTTTTCTACGTTCACGCGCAACCTGGCGGCGAACTTTATCAAATTCTGTTTTCGCTTTTATATGATCTTTTAAGTTTGTTGTAAAAGTATGTCTGCCGTTCCCAATCGCAACCATATACAAATAGTTGGTTTCAGTTGGAAAAATTGTTCCCAAAATCGATAACCTGCCTGGGTTGTTTATTGGCCCGGGCGGCAATCCGTAATAAAGATATGTGTTATATGGAGATTCAATCTCCAAATCTTTATTTAATAGTCTTTTGGGCGGCCCGTCCACAATATACTGTATTGTGGGATCTGCTTGCAGGCGCATCCGTTTTTTTAGCCGGTTATAATATAATGAAGCAATGATCGGACGCTCATCGTCCTTTAATGCTTCACCTTCTACTATTGATGCCAACGTCAAAATCTCATGCTGGCTCAGCCTTAATTCTTGAAGTCTAGTTTGAACTGAATCGGCTTTAAAAATAGTTAGTGTCTGGTTTACAAGATGTTTAATTACCTCATAAACATTCTCACCTTTTGCAAAGTGATATGTCTCCGGTAACAAATATCCTTCAAGATTTTTAACATTAAGACCAAATTCTGAAATAAATAAACTATCAAAACACAATTCCATAAATTGTTCTGAAGGAATATTTAGTTTTTTTTCCACTTCAGAAGCAATTTGCTCTAATTCCCATCCTTCTAACAAAGTAATTGCAGTAGTATTTTCCCTGGCTGAAATAAGGTAGTTAACAACCTGATAATCATTTAGTCCATTTTGAATTGAAAAACTGCCCGCACGCATCTTTTTTTCGTACCCAAGAGATTTTGCCAGAAGTACAAAAACATCCTTATCTTTTATTAATTTTTTTGCCAGCAGTGTGTCTGCAATTTGTGTTAAAGCAGCACCACGAGGAATTTCAATATTTGTTACTTTGCCAGTTACAACGTCTTCCGGACTTGAAAAAAAAGTCAAAATTTCCAAAAGAAATAATGGTATCAAAAAGATTATTATTAAAAATGCTTTTTGTTTACCGGACAACCTATCAAAAACGGGTAAATTTTTCATATTACTCTTTATGGGTTGTCTCTCTTTCGAGGCGTCGAGACTCATCAATAATGCGCTCAAACAGCCGCTTTAATGCATTATTACTCAATGGTCCTTGATTCACCTCCTGTACATTTCTGATTACATCTTCTTCTCGAGACGGCACGTAAACAGGCGCATTATATTCACGCTTAATATGCCCTATTTTTGTTGCCGATAAAGCCCTGTTATTTAACAAGGATACCAATTGAGCATCAATATTATCAATCTCAATTCGATACTTCTTAATTTTGTTTTGGAGTTCAATACTTTTGGAATCTGTCAAGATTTGTTCTTTTAAAATTAGTGAAAACCCAATCGCGATTGGCTTTATTTATTTAAATACGTTGTTAATAAAACACTTGGCCATCATAACTGCGTTATCTACATTATCGGCCTGTTCCATAGAATTGATTAATGCTGAACCAATAATAAATCCATCTGTATGTTCGAA from Calditrichota bacterium carries:
- a CDS encoding UvrD-helicase domain-containing protein, translating into MAFDFSGLNPEQTKAVKQTDGPVLILAGAGSGKTRTLTSRISYLIQEKNVDPKNILAVTFTNKAAREMKERVEQILGENISGLWIGTFHSIAARIMRTEGESLGFTNNFTIYDVDDQVKAIKKVISTLTVPQQLYTPKLIQNRLSKIKNQFLFPEDLYDMEKREGLDEYLPSIYMSYQRFLKENNALDFDDLLIKPIELFQKNDKIRKKYASRFKYVLVDEYQDTNKAQYLMIKELVKDHQNLCVVGDEDQAIYGWRGADISNILNFQKDFKNVSVFKLEENYRSNKYILDAANAVVQHNKDRIGKNLWTSREDGTKISVQISKNDLGEAEVIREKIHDEVFTNKRSFKDIAVLYRTNAQSRVIEDQMRRNAISYNIVGGKKFYERKEIKDIVAYLKLIVNTADSISLKRIVNFPLRGVGETTIGKIEKFTEMEECTLFEGLGRVEEVAQISPAMSARVKGFFDLITNFISLSKDLSAVELTSTLASESKIMHHYQTEYDQYESESRVANIREFFSSIEDFTEYRQANNLDDSLAAFLEEVSLMTDIDNWNSDSNAVTLMTLHAAKGLEFPVVFVAGMEMGLLPLQRNAANLDELEEERRLLYVGMTRAEEKLYLSYAQSRRKNNQFIQTLPSLFMDEIPQDYLQYSSKSYMPDSKTVRTRSRKSKIESYIEKQDEDQSVDDTYKVGQRVYHATFGKGQIRNLEGQGEKMKITVDFTDEGITKKLMKEYANLTPLEE
- the mltG gene encoding endolytic transglycosylase MltG encodes the protein MKNLPVFDRLSGKQKAFLIIIFLIPLFLLEILTFFSSPEDVVTGKVTNIEIPRGAALTQIADTLLAKKLIKDKDVFVLLAKSLGYEKKMRAGSFSIQNGLNDYQVVNYLISARENTTAITLLEGWELEQIASEVEKKLNIPSEQFMELCFDSLFISEFGLNVKNLEGYLLPETYHFAKGENVYEVIKHLVNQTLTIFKADSVQTRLQELRLSQHEILTLASIVEGEALKDDERPIIASLYYNRLKKRMRLQADPTIQYIVDGPPKRLLNKDLEIESPYNTYLYYGLPPGPINNPGRLSILGTIFPTETNYLYMVAIGNGRHTFTTNLKDHIKAKTEFDKVRRQVARERRKKGSN
- the pheA gene encoding chorismate mutase yields the protein MELQNKIKKYRIEIDNIDAQLVSLLNNRALSATKIGHIKREYNAPVYVPSREEDVIRNVQEVNQGPLSNNALKRLFERIIDESRRLERETTHKE